In Colletotrichum lupini chromosome 6, complete sequence, a single window of DNA contains:
- a CDS encoding alcohol dehydrogenase GroES domain-containing protein, giving the protein MAATSRAARSFLFRALRSILPAPAASSRATCLSPAFTRTNLSPAGSLLMRHLSTMKALVYDGSNLVSLKDKPLPTISKPTDVIVKVTKTTICGTDLHIRKGDVATCQPGTTLGHEGVGIIHSAGASVTRFKEGDRVLISCISSCATCEYCRRGMYSHCTSGGWILGNTIDGTQAEYVRIPHAESSLHPIPDGADDSSLVMLSDIFPTGLECGVLNGKVQPGGTVAIVGSGPIGLAAIITAQMYSPSQIIAIDMDPKRLDVARQFGATETINSSKADAAAKVKELTEGKGADSVIEAVGIPATFDLCQSLLAPGGILANVGVHGTKVDLHLQNLWDKNISITTRLVDTTTTPMLLKLVQSGKLQPSQLITHRASDFKLGDMEKAYDTFGEASKHGALKVVIDVD; this is encoded by the exons ATGGCTGCAACCTCACGAGCTGCCAGATCCTTTTTGTTTCGAGCTTTAAGATCAATATTGCCTGCACCGGCAGCTTCGAGCCGAGCGACTTGCCTTTCCCCAGCCTTCACTCGCACAAACTTGAGCCCTGCCGGCTCGCTGTTGATGAGGCATTTGTCAACGATGAAGGCCCTCGTCTACGACGGTTCAAACTTAGTGTCATTGAAGGATAAACCTCTCCCCACCATCTCGAAGCCAACCGATGTCATAGTCAAAGTCACAAAGACAACCATTTGCGGCACTGATCTCCACATTCGCAAGGGCGACGTAGCGACATGCCAGCCAGGCACCACGTTGGGTCACGAAGGTGTAGGTATCATCCACTCGGCGGGAGCTTCGGTCACAAGATTCAAGGAAGGAGACCGAGTCCTCATCTCATGCATCTCCAGCTGCGCTACGTGTGAGTACTGCCGCCGGGGCATGTACAGTCATTGCACGTCCGGTGGGTGGATCCTCGGGAATACCATTGACGGCACCCAGGCCGAATATGTCCGCATTCCCCACGCCGAATCCAGTCTCCACCCGATCCCGGACGGCGCCGATGACTCCTCACTGGTGATGTTAAGCGACATCTTCCCGACAGGACTCGAATGTGGTGTGCTGAATGGGAAGGTACAGCCGGGCGGTACCGTCGCTATTGTCGGCTCAGGTCCGATCGGTCTGGCGGCTATTATCACGGCTCAGATGTACTCCCCGTCTCAAATCATTGCCATCGATATGGATCCCAAGCGACTTGATGTTGCAAGGCAATTTGGCGCAACCGAAACTATTAACAGCTCCAAGGCAGATGCTGCAGCCAAAGTCAAAGAGTTGACGGAGGGCAAGGGCGCTGACTCGGTCATTGAAGCGGTGGGAATTCCAGCCACCTTTGATCTCTGTCAGAGCCTGCTCGCACCTGGTGGTATTCTAGCGAATGTGGGAGTTCATGGAACCAAGGTTGACCTTCACCTCCAAAATCTTTGGGACAAGAATATCT CAATTACCACTAGACTTGTGGACACAACAACGACACCAATGCTTTTGAAGCTTGTACAGTCTGGCAAATTGCAACCCTCGCAACTTATTACTCACC GAGCTTCAGACTTCAAGCTTGGTGACATGGAGAAGGCATATGATACCTTTGGAGAAGCGTCTAAACATGGTGCTTTGAAGGTTGTGATTGATGTGGATTGA
- a CDS encoding tetratricopeptide, whose protein sequence is MAHQNGGNTVLLTEEEAQRIRTTVQESQKKCSTQKGNAREFRDAHATVSQATGTSLMMDMGQMSGQGQKDTIPALGVGQAYPPSTVSLDELKPMKFSELILETHHRGRSLTVQRARRCPVVALAARSWTVVQDEEEKETERLEMVLHKTTDGEDTLESARRFIIKEPYFTLTEEGEATLRIDHPSDLVIIREEIVKGSLSEVEDGTKGDEIAKKCKDKGNAALQKKDLPLTRTSYSQGLKVARQEPVQKTNPDIARDIARNRAHAHLLMDRQDEAIADAKASLIGADDQKSKELDSKAYFRAGSGAYNLGQFEEAKQYFEKAHELAPAERGAAVYLRKVEMRLREQEKGSYDLQKIRANLTRVSPRVDAATFTAKTEVKDSKGRGRGLFATCDIAAGEIVMVEKAFCVVWGHESEVLTAMTYDVRDDKIRVAPVGLTKAISQKLLRNPSQIAKVLDLYGDYQGEGKATSETSEGPVVDVFRIHDIVSRNAFGPGGQYGEEGARNASTGLWVWAAYINHSCIANAKKDYVGDLMVLRALRPIAKGEEIFHSYDESSNYEARQQALMTTWGFECNCALCAGEKTDDAKLRQKRQMLVNDADDFVSTTHWTNAKRITIAKAQRLAKDIDATYEDKKYDGVPRLASERVREWLTKAAPRK, encoded by the coding sequence ATGGCGCATCAGAACGGCGGGAACACTGTCTTGCTGACCGAAGAAGAGGCCCAGCGGATTCGGACCACTGTACAAGAGTCACAGAAGAAATGCTCAACACAAAAGGGCAACGCCAGAGAGTTTCGAGATGCTCACGCTACTGTCAGCCAGGCAACTGGTACATCACTCATGATGGACATGGGTCAAATGAGTGGACAGGGTCAGAAGGACACAATCCCAGCTCTTGGTGTTGGTCAGGCATATCCACCAAGCACCGTATCCCTGGATGAACTCAAGCCTATGAAATTTTCGGAACTCATACTAGAGACTCATCACCGTGGGCGTTCTTTGACAGTGCAGCGTGCGAGGCGCTGTCCGGTGGTGGCTCTTGCCGCCCGGTCATGGACTGTTGTCCAAGATGAGGAAGAGAAGGAGACGGAACGTTTGGAGATGGTCCTGCATAAGACAACAGATGGCGAAGACACCCTTGAGTCGGCACGGCGATTCATCATCAAGGAGCCGTACTTCACGCTGACGGAAGAGGGTGAGGCTACCCTGCGGATCGACCACCCCTCCGATCTCGTCATCATTAGAGAGGAGATCGTGAAAGGCAGCTTGAGCGAGGTCGAGGATGGGACCAAGGGGGACGAGATTGCAAAGAAGTGCAAGGACAAGGGTAACGCGGCACTGCAAAAGAAGGACCTCCCTCTTACTCGGACAAGTTACAGCCAAGGACTCAAGGTTGCCAGGCAAGAGCCCGTCCAAAAGACGAACCCGGACATCGCAAGAGACATTGCACGGAACCGAGCTCACGCGCATCTGCTCATGGACCGACAAGACGAAGCCATCGCTGACGCTAAGGCCTCTCTCATTGGCGCCGACGATCAGAAGTCTAAGGAACTCGACAGCAAAGCCTACTTCCGCGCCGGCAGCGGCGCTTACAACCTGGGCCAATTTGAAGAGGCCAAGCAGTACTTCGAAAAGGCTCACGAACTCGCACCCGCGGAAAGAGGTGCGGCAGTGTATCTGCGCAAGGTGGAGATGCGGCTTCGCGAACAGGAAAAGGGGTCGTATGACCTGCAGAAGATCAGGGCTAATCTCACGAGAGTCTCACCACGGGTCGACGCGGCAACCTTCACTGCGAAGACTGAGGTCAAGGATAGCAAAGGGCGAGGCCGAGGCTTGTTCGCAACTTGCGATATTGCCGCTGGAGAGATAGTCATGGTTGAGAAGGCTTTCTGTGTGGTCTGGGGTCATGAGAGCGAGGTTCTGACCGCAATGACCTACGATGTCCGCGACGACAAGATTAGGGTGGCACCCGTCGGCCTAACTAAGGCCATCTCTCAGAAGCTCCTTAGGAATCCTTCGCAAATCGCCAAGGTGCTGGATCTTTACGGAGATTACCAGGGTGAGGGTAAGGCCACGTCAGAGACCTCAGAGGGCCCGGTGGTCGACGTCTTCCGGATCCACGATATCGTCTCTCGTAACGCTTTTGGGCCCGGCGGCCAGTACGGAGAGGAGGGCGCGAGGAACGCAAGCACCGGTCTCTGGGTCTGGGCGGCTTACATCAATCATTCCTGCATTGCCAACGCCAAGAAGGACTACGTCGGCGATCTAATGGTCCTCCGCGCGTTACGACCAATTGCCAAGGGCGAGGAAATCTTCCACAGCTACGATGAGTCGAGCAACTACGAGGCGAGACAGCAGGCTCTTATGACGACGTGGGGCTTCGAGTGCAACTGCGCTCTTTGCGCTGGTGAGAAGACCGACGACGCCAAATTGCGCCAGAAGCGCCAAATGCTGGTAAACGACGCGGATGACTTTGTTTCGACGACACACTGGACCAACGCGAAGAGGATTACCATTGCCAAGGCTCAGCGCCTGGCGAAAGATATCGACGCGACATATGAAGACAAGAAGTACGATGGTGTTCCTCGTCTGGCATCAGAGAGGGTTCGGGAATGGCTCACAAAGGCAGCTCCCCGCAAGTGA
- a CDS encoding aldehyde dehydrogenase encodes MSNQGQICTSTSRILVHEDVYQDYVARFKAICLENKVGNPFDDDTFQGPQIIKVQYEKILGYIQAGKDEGAKLVTGGVPFKNVGDGKGFFIEPTVFSDVKKDMRIFQEEVFGPFVAITPFKTEEEAVSLANNTSYGLGAALFSRDIERCHRVAARLESGMVWINSSNDSDIRVPFGGVKQSGIGRELGEAGLAAYSQTKAVHVNMGFKL; translated from the coding sequence ATGAGCAACCAGGGCCAGATCTGCACATCCACATCCAGAATCCTGGTTCATGAAGATGTCTACCAGGACTATGTTGCAAGGTTCAAAGCGATATGTCTTGAGAACAAGGTGGGCAACCCCTTCGACGACGACACATTCCAGGGACCGCAGATCATCAAGGTCCAATATGAGAAGATTCTGGGATACATCCAAGCCGGTAAGGATGAAGGTGCCAAGCTTGTGACTGGTGGAGTTCCATTCAAGAACGTCGGGGATGGCAAAGGATTCTTCATCGAGCCAACAGTCTTTTCCGACGTGAAGAAAGATATGAGGATCTTCCAAGAAGAGGTTTTCGGTCCTTTCGTCGCCATCACGCCCTTCAAGACGGAGGAAGAGGCAGTTTCTTTGGCTAACAACACTTCATACGGACTCGGCGCTGCGTTGTTCTCACGCGATATCGAGCGGTGCCATCGCGTAGCCGCCCGCCTCGAATCTGGAATGGTCTGGATCAACAGCTCGAATGACTCTGATATTCGTGTTCCATTCGGTGGCGTCAAGCAAAGTGGCATTGGTCGCGAATTGGGAGAAGCTGGTCTGGCTGCTTACTCACAGACAAAGGCAGTGCACGTCAACATGGGGTTCAAGCTGTGA
- a CDS encoding endoribonuclease L-PSP: MASAQFFNYPGTESNAEQHHYSQAVKIGNVVRTSGQGGWDEEGNITTDLQKQIAIAFENALKALQAVHPRLNFKDIYAIRSYHLNMDSSFDIMTMTFKTLFPNHRPIWTCIQIGKLGLEGMQVEIEVEALIPV; the protein is encoded by the coding sequence ATGGCTTCTGCCCAATTTTTCAACTATCCAGGGACTGAGTCCAACGCGGAGCAACACCACTACTCCCAAGCTGTAAAGATCGGAAACGTCGTTCGCACATCAGGTCAGGGCGGCTGGGACGAGGAAGGGAATATCACAACCGACCTCCAAAAGCAGATCGCTATTGCGTTCGAGAATGCTCTCAAAGCTCTTCAAGCCGTTCACCCACGCCTCAACTTCAAGGACATTTATGCGATTCGCTCCTATCATCTTAATATGGACTCGAGTTTCGACATCATGACGATGACGTTCAAGACACTGTTCCCGAATCATAGACCTATCTGGACGTGCATCCAAATTGGCAAGCTTGGATTGGAAGGGATGCAGGTTGAAATCGAAGTTGAAGCGTTGATCCCCGTCTAA